The Sporosarcina ureae genome includes a region encoding these proteins:
- the cobM gene encoding precorrin-4 C(11)-methyltransferase — translation MEKIWIIGAGPGDPDLITVKGLKLLQQADVVMYTDSLVSEKLVEEAKESAEVIRTAGMHLQEMVDCMVERVNAGKTVVRLHTGDPAMYGATMEQVALLKHHNIGYEVVPGVSSVFAAAAAVGAELTVPDLTQTLILTRAEGRTPVPEREKLQILASHHCTIAMFLSATLTKKIVKELQAAGWADDTPVAVVQRATWPDEKIVQTTLIELDEAMRVNGIRKHAMILAGWALDPNIHEKEYRSKLYDKTFTHGFRKGVKADD, via the coding sequence ATGGAGAAAATTTGGATTATCGGTGCAGGTCCAGGAGATCCTGATTTAATAACGGTGAAAGGCTTGAAGCTATTACAGCAAGCAGATGTTGTCATGTATACCGATTCACTTGTAAGCGAAAAGTTAGTGGAGGAAGCGAAAGAATCGGCAGAAGTTATCCGTACGGCAGGAATGCATCTTCAGGAAATGGTGGATTGTATGGTCGAACGAGTCAATGCCGGAAAAACGGTTGTACGATTACATACGGGGGATCCAGCGATGTATGGCGCAACAATGGAACAAGTGGCATTACTGAAGCATCATAATATTGGTTATGAAGTAGTGCCGGGCGTGAGTTCTGTTTTTGCTGCTGCGGCGGCAGTCGGTGCAGAGCTGACGGTCCCTGATTTAACACAAACACTTATTCTAACCAGGGCGGAAGGGCGTACTCCTGTACCTGAACGCGAAAAGTTACAGATACTTGCAAGTCATCATTGTACGATAGCTATGTTTTTAAGTGCGACATTAACAAAGAAAATTGTAAAAGAGTTGCAAGCAGCGGGATGGGCAGATGACACGCCGGTAGCTGTCGTGCAGCGTGCTACATGGCCGGATGAAAAAATTGTTCAGACAACATTGATTGAACTAGATGAAGCGATGCGTGTCAATGGTATTCGTAAGCATGCGATGATTTTGGCAGGCTGGGCATTAGACCCGAATATTCATGAAAAAGAGTATCGTTCAAAGCTGTATGATAAAACATTTACCCATGGTTTCCGAAAAGGCGTGAAAGCGGATGATTAA
- the cobI gene encoding precorrin-2 C(20)-methyltransferase, with protein MTIGKLYGLGVGPGDPELITVKAFRKLQECPVIAYPKKLRGSKSYAHRIVDVYINPAEKEMLGIVFPMTKEEEVLRTAWEKAAEEIYRYLADGKDVAFVTEGDPMLFSTFIHLLGIMKTKHPEVPIETVAGISSFNGSANRLGIALAEGDDHVAMIPATENMEQMRQVIESHDAIVFIKVAKVLDEMLDLLEEMKLLEKTHVVTKVTSDEEVIWNTDELRGADLNYLSCMVVRK; from the coding sequence ATGACAATAGGAAAATTATACGGATTAGGTGTTGGACCAGGAGATCCTGAATTAATTACTGTAAAAGCATTTCGTAAATTACAAGAATGCCCGGTCATTGCGTACCCCAAAAAATTAAGAGGCAGCAAGTCTTATGCCCATCGTATCGTAGACGTTTATATTAATCCGGCTGAAAAAGAGATGCTCGGTATAGTCTTCCCCATGACCAAAGAAGAAGAAGTATTGCGTACTGCATGGGAAAAAGCAGCAGAAGAGATTTACCGTTACTTAGCAGATGGAAAAGATGTAGCGTTTGTGACGGAAGGGGACCCGATGCTGTTTAGTACATTCATTCACTTACTGGGAATAATGAAAACAAAGCATCCGGAAGTACCTATTGAAACAGTGGCCGGTATTTCGTCATTTAATGGTTCAGCGAATCGGTTAGGGATTGCATTAGCTGAAGGTGATGACCACGTGGCCATGATTCCTGCTACAGAAAATATGGAACAGATGCGTCAAGTTATTGAAAGTCACGATGCAATTGTTTTTATTAAAGTAGCCAAAGTACTGGATGAAATGTTGGATTTATTGGAGGAAATGAAATTACTAGAAAAAACGCATGTAGTGACAAAAGTTACTTCTGACGAAGAAGTGATTTGGAATACGGACGAACTTAGAGGTGCGGATTTAAATTACTTGTCATGTATGGTGGTGCGCAAATGA
- a CDS encoding cobyrinate a,c-diamide synthase, translating into MNRFVLAGTGSGVGKTTFTIGIMRALMKRGLTVQGFKCGPDYIDTAYHTAVTKRPSRNVDSYMMAHDTIRAIVARASRDADVAIIEGVMGYYDGRSPLSNEGSAAHISDITNSPVILIVNATSMARSVAAIVKGFQSLDENSNIVGVIANQLGSKNHYDIVKTAIEKECGIPVIGYLPKDAVPTMPSRHLGLVPAIERGDLNSYFDSLATAIEETVNIEQLMEITNAQTIEEFSSIFDVQTESQEVHIAVAKDAAFNFYYEENLELLRAYGATLHFFSPLRDEEVPNKAQGVYIGGGFPEEFAEQLATNEKVKESLRNAISRGLPTLAECGGFMYLTEEIIDRQERKFPMLGVIPGRVLMQDKRAALGYREITGVTGNFLIDEETQAKGHEFHYSKYEGEHTSPAYFSKSRFRVQQEGYLHKNLVAGFTQFHFASNPQLVRNWLKACLEGEH; encoded by the coding sequence ATGAATCGATTTGTACTGGCTGGTACAGGGAGCGGTGTTGGAAAAACAACGTTCACCATTGGGATTATGCGGGCACTTATGAAGCGTGGTTTAACCGTACAAGGCTTTAAATGCGGCCCGGACTATATCGATACGGCCTATCATACAGCTGTCACCAAACGACCGTCACGAAATGTGGATAGTTACATGATGGCTCATGATACGATACGTGCGATTGTCGCAAGAGCCAGCCGAGATGCAGACGTAGCCATTATCGAAGGCGTGATGGGCTATTACGATGGTAGATCCCCTTTGTCAAATGAAGGATCGGCTGCACACATAAGCGATATTACGAATAGTCCCGTCATTTTAATTGTCAATGCAACAAGTATGGCGAGAAGTGTAGCAGCAATCGTTAAAGGATTCCAGTCACTGGATGAAAACTCCAACATTGTCGGTGTCATTGCGAACCAATTAGGCAGTAAGAATCATTATGACATTGTCAAAACAGCAATAGAAAAAGAATGTGGAATTCCAGTTATCGGTTACCTGCCAAAAGATGCTGTACCTACAATGCCAAGCCGTCACTTGGGCTTGGTTCCGGCCATTGAACGCGGTGATCTGAATTCTTATTTTGATAGTCTGGCAACTGCCATTGAAGAAACTGTGAACATTGAGCAGCTGATGGAAATTACAAATGCGCAAACAATAGAAGAATTCTCATCGATTTTTGATGTTCAGACAGAAAGCCAAGAAGTTCATATTGCAGTAGCTAAGGATGCAGCATTTAACTTCTATTATGAAGAAAACCTGGAATTACTGCGTGCATATGGTGCAACTTTGCATTTCTTCTCTCCGTTACGAGATGAGGAAGTTCCGAATAAAGCGCAGGGAGTATATATCGGTGGCGGTTTCCCCGAAGAGTTTGCAGAACAATTAGCAACAAATGAAAAAGTGAAGGAATCATTAAGAAATGCAATTAGTCGTGGATTACCGACATTGGCCGAATGTGGCGGTTTTATGTATCTGACAGAAGAAATCATCGATCGGCAGGAGCGAAAGTTTCCAATGCTTGGTGTGATCCCGGGGCGTGTGCTTATGCAGGATAAGCGGGCGGCACTCGGTTATAGAGAAATTACAGGTGTTACAGGAAATTTCTTAATTGATGAAGAGACACAGGCAAAAGGGCATGAGTTTCATTATTCGAAATATGAGGGAGAGCATACTAGCCCAGCGTATTTCAGTAAAAGCCGTTTTCGCGTTCAGCAGGAAGGTTATTTACATAAAAACCTTGTAGCGGGCTTTACACAATTTCATTTTGCCTCAAATCCCCAGCTTGTGCGAAATTGGCTGAAAGCATGTTTGGAGGGAGAACATTGA
- the cbiE gene encoding precorrin-6y C5,15-methyltransferase (decarboxylating) subunit CbiE translates to MKMIGIGDNGAAGLLPQYIEWINECDVLVGGERHLQFFPSFEKEKKVIKGGLSALTAELKEETRNTVILVSGDPLFYGLGGVLSKKLQLEIYPYTSSVQLAFSKMQESWQDAYIVSLHGRSIRGFAQKIDGRKKIAILTDETNSPQAIATYLKRFDMMEYDAFVAENLQGVNERCRFLSLDEMEQTSFSPLNVVILKQRHTVERASLGIPDDAFLQRKPDKGLITKREIRTLCLQELKLKENSVVWDIGTCTGSVAIEAAKIARDGAVYAIEKNEGDLENCLENQLKHRTDFVAVLGKAPERLEEFPDPHAIFIGGNGGNMERLLQTCVSRLQPNGRLVMNIATIENLAEAMSHLKALGCEVSILQAQLSKSKPILHLTRFEPLNPIYIVTAQKGQK, encoded by the coding sequence ATGAAAATGATTGGTATAGGGGATAATGGCGCGGCAGGATTGCTCCCTCAATATATAGAGTGGATCAATGAATGTGATGTGCTAGTAGGTGGAGAACGCCACCTTCAATTCTTCCCTTCATTTGAAAAAGAAAAGAAAGTAATTAAGGGCGGTTTGTCAGCATTAACAGCGGAATTAAAGGAAGAAACACGTAATACCGTTATTTTGGTGTCCGGTGATCCATTGTTTTATGGTCTGGGTGGCGTACTGTCAAAAAAACTGCAACTGGAGATCTATCCATATACAAGTTCGGTTCAACTGGCTTTTTCAAAAATGCAGGAAAGTTGGCAAGATGCGTACATTGTCAGCCTGCATGGCCGATCTATAAGAGGTTTTGCACAGAAAATAGACGGGCGTAAAAAAATAGCGATATTAACCGATGAAACGAACTCCCCACAAGCCATTGCGACGTATTTAAAACGCTTTGACATGATGGAGTACGATGCCTTTGTTGCCGAAAATCTGCAAGGAGTAAATGAACGCTGCCGTTTCCTCTCACTAGATGAAATGGAACAAACTTCATTTTCCCCTTTAAATGTAGTGATCTTAAAGCAGCGCCATACAGTGGAACGTGCTTCTCTTGGTATTCCAGATGATGCATTTCTGCAGCGAAAACCGGATAAAGGCTTAATTACAAAAAGAGAAATTCGAACACTTTGTCTACAAGAGCTAAAACTTAAAGAAAACAGCGTGGTTTGGGACATTGGAACTTGCACAGGTTCTGTTGCGATTGAAGCAGCAAAAATAGCTCGGGACGGGGCAGTGTACGCCATTGAAAAAAATGAAGGTGACCTTGAAAACTGTTTGGAAAATCAATTGAAACATCGTACAGACTTTGTTGCGGTGCTGGGTAAAGCGCCGGAACGTCTGGAAGAATTCCCAGACCCCCATGCAATTTTCATTGGCGGTAATGGTGGGAATATGGAGCGGTTGTTGCAAACTTGTGTTTCGCGCCTGCAGCCGAATGGCCGACTTGTCATGAATATCGCCACGATAGAAAATTTGGCTGAAGCGATGAGCCATTTAAAAGCGTTAGGCTGTGAAGTGTCCATATTGCAGGCACAGCTCTCAAAGAGTAAACCGATTTTACATTTAACACGTTTTGAACCGTTGAACCCCATTTATATAGTGACAGCACAGAAAGGACAGAAATGA
- a CDS encoding cobalt-precorrin 5A hydrolase, with translation MINLREGEIPVIEKRKPYALVAITKHGVANARSYTETFPYADLYYMKKFAKGDEEARQIQLFDGTVRLLLPALFQQYKGVICIISLGAVVRMIAPIMVDKMTDPAVLVVDDLGQYVISLLSGHIGGANALTYEFAQAIGAVPVVTTASDVQKTIPVDLFGAQFGWMWDSEEKLLPVSASVVNEEHVAIVQETGEKNWWMHDRTMPANLKIYASTTEAIQAQPQATLLITDRLIDAHEEVLLENGVIYRPKSIVLGIGCNRGTALEEIEQVIDETLAELCLSKKSVKAVATIDLKKDETGLLELTAKHNWSFVTYTPEQLNEMPLLNPSETVFKYTGAYGVSEPAALRCANARELVLEKKKSGNVTVSIARVNFEEREQ, from the coding sequence ATGATTAATTTACGCGAAGGTGAAATTCCCGTCATTGAAAAGCGCAAACCGTATGCTCTCGTCGCCATTACGAAACACGGAGTTGCCAATGCGAGAAGCTATACGGAAACATTTCCGTACGCAGACCTTTACTATATGAAAAAATTCGCTAAAGGTGATGAAGAAGCACGCCAAATTCAACTGTTTGACGGAACCGTACGATTATTATTGCCCGCTTTGTTCCAGCAATACAAAGGAGTCATTTGTATCATTTCGCTGGGCGCAGTTGTTCGTATGATCGCCCCGATTATGGTGGATAAAATGACAGATCCTGCTGTATTGGTTGTTGATGATCTGGGCCAATACGTCATCAGCTTATTATCAGGGCATATTGGCGGTGCTAATGCGCTGACTTACGAGTTTGCACAAGCAATCGGTGCTGTGCCTGTAGTTACGACTGCTTCGGATGTACAAAAAACTATACCGGTCGATTTATTTGGCGCTCAATTTGGCTGGATGTGGGATAGCGAAGAAAAACTGCTGCCGGTCAGTGCATCAGTTGTTAATGAAGAGCATGTGGCAATTGTACAGGAAACAGGTGAAAAAAATTGGTGGATGCATGATCGTACCATGCCGGCCAATTTGAAAATCTATGCGTCAACAACAGAAGCAATTCAGGCACAGCCTCAGGCAACCCTACTTATAACAGATCGATTAATCGATGCACATGAGGAAGTGTTGCTGGAAAACGGAGTGATCTACCGTCCGAAATCCATTGTGCTCGGCATTGGCTGTAATCGTGGAACAGCACTGGAGGAAATTGAGCAGGTCATAGATGAAACATTAGCAGAACTGTGTTTGAGTAAAAAAAGTGTTAAAGCGGTAGCAACTATAGATTTGAAAAAAGATGAGACAGGGCTGCTTGAATTGACTGCCAAGCATAATTGGTCGTTTGTTACGTATACACCTGAACAGCTAAATGAAATGCCGTTGCTTAACCCGTCTGAAACCGTATTCAAATATACAGGTGCATACGGTGTGAGCGAGCCGGCAGCATTGCGCTGTGCAAATGCAAGAGAATTAGTATTAGAGAAAAAGAAAAGTGGCAATGTGACGGTATCCATTGCGCGTGTCAATTTTGAGGAGAGAGAACAATGA
- a CDS encoding precorrin-2 dehydrogenase/sirohydrochlorin ferrochelatase family protein, whose product MNYFPLLMNVDYKKVVIIGGGHVASQKIEALLPTKAMITVVSPSVTEKVQRYVGDGLVTWKEKAFESADLDDASLVFAVTNDVEVNNAVEEATQHWQLLSRADAKGRVDFINPAVVRRGEFVVTVSTSGASPGLTRKVKTDLAEQFGDHYASYVSFLRKARQQVLQVFHGETKKQVLAELLDPKLLEWMEQGEDQKCEEWLQQRIGEQH is encoded by the coding sequence TTGAACTATTTTCCGCTGTTAATGAATGTGGATTATAAAAAGGTTGTCATTATTGGAGGGGGGCATGTAGCAAGTCAAAAAATAGAAGCCTTACTTCCGACGAAAGCAATGATAACCGTAGTCAGTCCATCAGTGACAGAGAAGGTACAACGGTATGTCGGAGATGGGCTTGTTACGTGGAAAGAAAAGGCATTTGAATCAGCTGACTTAGACGATGCCTCCTTGGTTTTTGCTGTTACAAATGATGTAGAAGTAAACAATGCAGTGGAAGAAGCAACACAGCATTGGCAATTACTTAGTCGTGCGGATGCAAAAGGGCGTGTTGATTTCATCAATCCGGCAGTCGTTCGCCGCGGAGAATTTGTTGTGACTGTCTCAACATCAGGGGCCAGTCCTGGTTTAACGCGTAAGGTAAAGACGGATTTAGCGGAGCAATTTGGAGACCATTATGCATCATATGTTTCTTTCTTAAGGAAAGCCCGTCAGCAAGTCTTACAAGTGTTTCACGGAGAGACGAAAAAACAAGTTCTGGCTGAACTCCTGGATCCAAAACTTTTGGAGTGGATGGAGCAAGGTGAAGATCAAAAATGTGAAGAATGGCTACAACAACGGATAGGAGAACAACATTGA
- a CDS encoding cob(I)yrinic acid a,c-diamide adenosyltransferase, with protein sequence MARQGMLLVYTGEGKGKTTASLGVTLRAIGRGMKVKYYQFIKSPERTYGEQIALRKLGVETVQLGIGFTWTKTPEEHREALAKAWQTVKEELQDETTDVLVLDELNNALSITRFPVDDVLPLEEVIEAIVNRPKSMHLVITGRSAHPSILELADLVSTIDATKHYYTDQDVQAMKGLEF encoded by the coding sequence ATGGCACGACAAGGAATGTTACTAGTATATACAGGTGAAGGCAAAGGAAAAACCACTGCCTCACTCGGTGTTACTTTACGTGCAATTGGTCGCGGCATGAAGGTGAAATATTATCAATTTATTAAATCGCCTGAACGCACATATGGTGAGCAAATTGCTTTGCGAAAACTAGGGGTTGAAACCGTGCAATTAGGTATCGGATTCACATGGACAAAAACACCGGAGGAACACCGGGAAGCACTTGCAAAAGCATGGCAGACGGTAAAAGAAGAGTTGCAAGACGAAACGACAGATGTTTTGGTGCTAGATGAGCTCAATAATGCGTTATCTATCACACGTTTTCCGGTCGATGATGTGTTGCCGCTGGAAGAAGTAATAGAGGCAATAGTGAACCGTCCAAAGTCCATGCACTTGGTCATCACAGGACGTTCCGCGCATCCATCAATTCTGGAATTAGCCGATTTAGTATCAACCATTGATGCAACAAAACATTATTATACAGATCAAGATGTCCAGGCCATGAAAGGTCTAGAATTTTAA
- a CDS encoding cobyric acid synthase translates to MKAIMIQGTASDVGKSVLCTALCRILANDGYRVAPFKSQNMALNSYVTQDGGEIGRAQGVQAEAAKIHATTDMNPILLKPTGNMVSEVILHGKPFAHMDAVSYRENFVEQVMPEVRKSLRRLEAQYDVLVLEGAGSPAEINLKSRDIANMRMAHETDAAVILVADIERGGVFASIVGTLMLLDDEERARVKGIVINKFRGMKELLDSGIDWLEDYTGIQVLGVIPYFDVQIEAEDSMALSSLRLKRPQRQEFDIDVAVIRFPLISNFTDLDPLFEEPDVGVRFVSSLKDLKNPDVIILPGTKNTIEDYVWLQETGLAQEILQQSQKGKKMIGICSGYQMLGESIVDNRTVENEGATYSTLDLLPIKTMLVDENQSTQIKGTNYAGQKMTGFAFYLGCSTPTQPIQSFICTEDGRQDGVYTEQVIGTYLHGVFQNRPFTRKYFNQIRVAKGLAEVTGEIHSDYDRREQAYEMLERHVRKYLNMNKIYELLDASM, encoded by the coding sequence ATGAAAGCCATTATGATTCAAGGCACCGCATCGGATGTGGGAAAAAGTGTTTTATGCACTGCGCTCTGTCGTATTTTAGCTAACGACGGGTACCGGGTTGCGCCATTTAAATCACAAAATATGGCACTGAATTCCTACGTCACCCAAGATGGCGGTGAAATCGGCCGGGCACAGGGTGTCCAGGCGGAAGCCGCAAAAATTCACGCCACAACCGACATGAATCCGATTTTATTAAAACCGACAGGGAATATGGTGTCGGAAGTGATTTTACACGGCAAACCATTTGCTCATATGGATGCGGTTTCGTACCGTGAAAACTTCGTTGAGCAAGTAATGCCAGAAGTGCGAAAGTCGCTGCGGCGTTTAGAGGCACAATACGATGTCTTGGTATTGGAAGGTGCGGGAAGCCCGGCTGAAATTAATTTGAAAAGCCGGGATATCGCCAATATGCGAATGGCTCATGAAACAGATGCAGCTGTTATTTTAGTGGCTGATATTGAACGTGGTGGGGTATTTGCATCGATTGTCGGTACTTTGATGTTGCTGGATGATGAAGAGCGCGCACGTGTAAAAGGGATTGTCATTAATAAATTCCGCGGCATGAAGGAATTGCTCGACAGCGGCATCGATTGGCTTGAGGACTATACAGGCATTCAAGTACTTGGTGTCATTCCGTATTTTGATGTACAAATTGAAGCCGAGGATTCGATGGCGCTGTCGAGCCTGCGTTTAAAGAGACCCCAGCGTCAAGAGTTTGATATTGACGTTGCAGTTATTCGTTTCCCTTTGATTTCTAACTTTACAGACCTTGATCCATTATTTGAAGAGCCTGACGTAGGTGTGCGCTTTGTTTCTTCCTTGAAAGATTTGAAGAACCCGGATGTCATCATTCTACCGGGGACGAAGAATACAATTGAAGATTATGTATGGCTGCAAGAAACGGGTTTGGCTCAAGAGATTCTACAGCAGTCACAAAAAGGGAAGAAAATGATAGGGATTTGCAGTGGTTACCAAATGCTTGGTGAATCGATAGTAGACAATCGGACAGTTGAAAACGAAGGTGCGACGTATTCCACACTTGACTTACTGCCAATTAAAACGATGTTAGTTGATGAGAATCAATCAACTCAAATCAAGGGGACGAACTATGCGGGCCAGAAGATGACGGGTTTTGCATTTTATCTGGGATGCAGTACACCAACCCAGCCGATCCAAAGCTTTATCTGCACGGAAGATGGCAGACAAGATGGTGTGTATACAGAGCAAGTCATAGGTACATATTTACACGGGGTTTTTCAAAATCGTCCGTTTACCCGTAAGTATTTTAACCAAATCCGCGTGGCCAAAGGCTTGGCGGAAGTAACAGGTGAAATTCATTCAGACTATGACCGGCGGGAGCAGGCGTATGAAATGTTGGAACGTCATGTGCGCAAATATTTAAATATGAATAAAATCTATGAGTTACTGGATGCGTCAATGTAG
- a CDS encoding nitroreductase family protein has translation MLETLKKRRAIRQFETREVEREKIETLLEAATYAPNDRMREPWHFFILQGDSLKQYEQVALGYLQKRFPTKPHLVEGSMEAIRQTPLIIVVTSAIVDGDEGATKDNTFAVSGAIMSMWLMAEQLGLGMVWRTRGVGLVHETALHSFIGASDQEQLIGTLCIGYPAEEITSVKKRTSYTEKTTWL, from the coding sequence ATGTTAGAGACATTAAAAAAACGCCGTGCGATTCGACAATTTGAAACGCGTGAAGTGGAACGAGAAAAGATTGAGACGCTATTGGAGGCAGCAACATATGCACCAAACGACCGTATGCGTGAACCTTGGCATTTTTTTATATTACAAGGTGACAGTTTGAAACAGTATGAACAAGTGGCACTCGGGTATTTACAAAAACGCTTTCCGACAAAACCACATTTAGTGGAAGGTTCAATGGAAGCGATCAGACAAACACCGCTGATTATCGTGGTAACTTCCGCCATTGTGGATGGAGATGAAGGGGCTACGAAGGACAATACCTTTGCAGTAAGTGGTGCCATTATGTCGATGTGGCTAATGGCGGAACAACTAGGTTTAGGTATGGTGTGGCGTACGCGCGGTGTAGGGTTGGTGCATGAAACAGCACTACATTCATTTATCGGTGCGTCGGATCAGGAACAACTAATAGGAACGCTGTGTATTGGGTACCCGGCAGAAGAGATAACTTCTGTCAAAAAACGTACGTCATATACTGAAAAAACAACTTGGCTATAA
- a CDS encoding cobalt-precorrin-5B (C(1))-methyltransferase, with protein sequence MRHGYTTGSCATAMTKAALQGLVTGKVPEEVTIYLPVGKYATFKVTAFEVVDGGVMCETIKDAGDDPDATHKARIQSTVYYSKEEGIHLDGGIGVGRVTKPGLPVPVGQAAINPVPRKMILGVAQEGFEHYQLKRGIDVVISVPDGEEIAKKTLNGRLGIIGGISILGTRGTVVPFSSSAFMASIEQAISVAKEAGCDHVVITTGGRSEKFALKQYPHLPEEAFIEMGDFIGFTLKNIARKKIAKVSMVGMMGKFSKLAQGVMMVHSKSAPINFGFLAEMANRVGVDEKTQEEILQANTASQVGEILQGNDAFFEALSKNCCYYALNHMNAEVEVSTSLYAMNGDCLGKAENIDKLDENDWYRG encoded by the coding sequence ATGCGTCATGGCTACACTACAGGATCTTGTGCTACGGCAATGACCAAGGCAGCGTTACAAGGATTGGTGACGGGAAAAGTGCCGGAAGAAGTCACTATTTATTTACCTGTTGGCAAGTACGCCACATTCAAAGTGACGGCATTTGAAGTAGTAGATGGCGGTGTAATGTGCGAGACCATCAAAGATGCGGGCGATGATCCTGATGCGACACACAAAGCCCGGATTCAGAGTACTGTTTACTATTCAAAGGAAGAAGGTATCCATTTGGACGGAGGGATTGGCGTAGGACGAGTGACGAAACCGGGACTCCCCGTACCCGTCGGTCAAGCAGCCATTAACCCGGTACCACGTAAAATGATACTTGGAGTTGCACAAGAAGGATTCGAGCATTACCAATTGAAACGCGGAATAGATGTGGTGATTTCCGTACCTGATGGAGAAGAAATTGCTAAAAAAACATTGAATGGGCGTCTGGGTATTATTGGAGGAATTTCAATATTAGGAACCCGTGGGACAGTAGTGCCATTTTCGAGTTCTGCCTTCATGGCAAGTATTGAGCAGGCAATCAGTGTGGCAAAAGAAGCGGGCTGTGATCATGTGGTTATCACGACAGGCGGCCGCAGTGAAAAGTTCGCTTTGAAACAATATCCGCATTTACCGGAAGAAGCCTTCATAGAAATGGGCGATTTTATTGGTTTTACGCTTAAGAATATTGCGCGCAAGAAAATCGCCAAAGTTTCCATGGTGGGAATGATGGGGAAGTTTTCAAAACTGGCACAGGGCGTAATGATGGTTCACTCAAAAAGCGCGCCGATCAACTTCGGATTTTTGGCGGAAATGGCAAATAGAGTAGGTGTCGATGAAAAAACTCAGGAGGAAATTCTGCAGGCCAACACTGCATCACAAGTTGGCGAAATACTTCAAGGAAACGATGCGTTTTTTGAAGCGCTGAGTAAAAACTGCTGCTACTATGCTCTGAATCATATGAACGCCGAGGTTGAAGTATCGACATCATTGTATGCGATGAATGGAGACTGTTTAGGAAAGGCTGAGAACATTGACAAATTGGATGAAAATGATTGGTATAGGGGATAA
- the cobA gene encoding uroporphyrinogen-III C-methyltransferase — protein MSGFVYIVGAGPGDPKLLTIRGLECIQQADVILYDRLVNVELLQHAKADAELIYCGKEPGKHGMIQDEIHRALVQHASCGKQVLRLKGGDPFVFGRGAEEAAVLRQARIPFEIVPGITAGIAAPAYAGIPVTHRDHAASFAIVPGHGRAEKGQDFLHWAALAQIDTVAFYMSVGNIGHITKSLIENGKDEKTPVAVIEWGTTEEQRTITGTLTTISQEIKKHHISNPSMILVGDVVGVREEIHWFEERSKNNVRDIKKTPCDSTI, from the coding sequence TTGAGCGGATTTGTATATATTGTAGGGGCTGGTCCTGGTGACCCGAAACTATTGACAATCAGAGGATTAGAATGTATTCAGCAGGCGGACGTGATCTTATATGACCGACTGGTAAATGTTGAATTACTGCAACATGCAAAAGCGGATGCTGAGCTTATTTATTGCGGCAAAGAACCAGGTAAACATGGAATGATTCAAGATGAAATCCATCGTGCGCTGGTTCAGCATGCAAGTTGTGGCAAGCAAGTGTTGCGCTTAAAAGGTGGAGACCCGTTTGTCTTCGGACGCGGTGCTGAAGAAGCCGCAGTTTTACGACAAGCCCGCATACCATTTGAAATTGTTCCAGGAATAACAGCAGGCATTGCGGCGCCAGCTTATGCAGGAATCCCGGTTACACACCGTGATCATGCTGCAAGCTTTGCCATTGTTCCAGGCCATGGTCGCGCCGAAAAAGGACAGGATTTCTTACACTGGGCAGCGCTTGCCCAGATTGACACGGTGGCGTTTTATATGAGCGTCGGAAACATCGGACATATTACGAAAAGCTTAATAGAAAACGGTAAAGACGAAAAAACCCCTGTTGCGGTTATTGAATGGGGAACTACTGAAGAACAACGTACGATTACGGGGACTCTCACAACGATTTCACAAGAAATTAAGAAACATCACATCTCGAATCCGTCCATGATTTTAGTAGGTGACGTAGTAGGTGTACGTGAAGAGATTCATTGGTTTGAAGAAAGGAGCAAAAATAATGTTAGAGACATTAAAAAAACGCCGTGCGATTCGACAATTTGA